In Mytilus trossulus isolate FHL-02 chromosome 14, PNRI_Mtr1.1.1.hap1, whole genome shotgun sequence, a genomic segment contains:
- the LOC134696833 gene encoding uncharacterized protein LOC134696833, protein MHSTSTETVTTADMTSTNASKEPTIATTSTELGTTTVVESITTSPDIPLLPTSTEMDRSTETTTKEKTAVHSSVASSETTHLTTIQFTSKDTDITMELKDETTIDNLFTDTEQLKRYSGPIILAGLGICGFVLVIIVFVLLKVVKGRSMIDTERIENKKEQDAYVFTPETCYIYKGKHFGFQKIAIQNWDNH, encoded by the exons ATGCATTCCACGTCTACGGAAACTGTTACGACGGCAGACATGACATCAACAAATGCATCTAAAGAACCAACGATAGCAACCACTTCTACTGAATTAGGAACTACAACCGTAGTTGAATCAATTACGACATCACCTGACATACCTCTACTACCCACGTCTACTGAAATGGACAGGTCGACAGAAACAACAACAAAGGAGAAAACCGCCGTCCATTCTTCTGTGGCTTCTTCAGAAACAACACATCTAACAACAATTCAATTCACTTCTAAAGATACGGACATCACTATGGAGTTGAAAGACGAGACGACAATTGATAACCTATTTACag ATACAGAACAGTTGAAGCGATATAGCGGACCTATTATACTAGCAGGTTTAGGAATTTGTGGTTTTGTGCTTGTTATCATTGTTTTCGTTCTTCTTAAAGTAGTTAAAGGACGTTCTATGATTGATACAGAACGGATCGA aaacaaaaaagaacaaGACGCATATGTCTTTACACCGGAAacgtgttatatatataaaggcaaaCACTTTGGATTTCAGAAGATTGCAATTCAGAATTGGGACAATCATTAA